One region of Arthrobacter sp. StoSoilB22 genomic DNA includes:
- a CDS encoding MFS transporter, giving the protein MLPSIGQELNLGTDSLQWIVSAYVLGYGSLLLLGGRLADLLGRRRIFLIALAVFAAASLLGGLVDDPAILIATRFIKGLAAAFTAPTGFSIITTNFAEGRERNKALSIFTTFGASGFSLGLVVGGLMTSLSWRWTFLVSVPIAVVVVLLGMKFIPKDKPSAENSGHDIWGAVTLALGMLGLVYTLVSAPEQGWGSVATIAGFAVSIAVLAAFAVIENKVKHPLIRFSILKEGWVARANLSALGLFGSYLSFQFIVTMYLQSVLGWTPLGMALALLPAGLLVMGSAPFADRLIEKFGATQLILRRLPAFAIPSRGWLPG; this is encoded by the coding sequence ATGCTGCCCTCCATCGGGCAGGAACTCAATCTCGGAACCGACTCCCTGCAGTGGATCGTCTCCGCCTACGTCCTTGGTTACGGGAGCCTCCTGCTCCTGGGCGGCCGACTCGCGGACCTGTTGGGCCGCCGTCGAATCTTCCTTATCGCTTTGGCCGTCTTCGCCGCGGCATCCTTGCTGGGCGGGCTGGTTGACGACCCCGCCATCCTGATCGCTACCCGGTTCATCAAGGGACTGGCCGCCGCGTTCACTGCACCCACGGGGTTCTCCATCATCACCACCAACTTCGCCGAAGGCCGCGAGCGCAACAAAGCGCTGTCCATCTTCACCACGTTCGGCGCCAGCGGTTTCTCACTGGGCCTGGTGGTGGGCGGCCTCATGACCAGCCTGAGCTGGCGTTGGACGTTCCTGGTCTCGGTTCCCATCGCGGTGGTGGTTGTCCTCCTGGGCATGAAATTCATCCCCAAGGACAAGCCCTCAGCGGAGAACAGCGGGCACGATATCTGGGGTGCCGTTACCCTCGCACTGGGCATGCTTGGCCTGGTCTACACCTTGGTTTCAGCACCGGAGCAGGGCTGGGGATCTGTGGCAACAATCGCCGGATTCGCAGTGTCCATCGCCGTGCTGGCAGCCTTCGCGGTGATCGAAAACAAGGTCAAGCATCCGCTGATCCGCTTCAGCATCCTCAAGGAAGGCTGGGTGGCCAGGGCAAACCTCAGCGCCTTGGGGCTGTTCGGCTCCTACCTCAGCTTCCAGTTCATCGTCACCATGTACCTGCAGTCGGTGCTGGGCTGGACACCGCTGGGAATGGCGCTTGCCCTGCTGCCGGCAGGTTTGCTGGTCATGGGCAGCGCGCCGTTCGCGGACCGCCTCATTGAAAAGTTCGGTGCCACACAACTGATTCTCAGGCGACTACCGGCATTCGCGATTCCGAGCAGGGGCTGGCTGCCGGGCTGA
- a CDS encoding MarR family transcriptional regulator codes for MATTRDRHLQDRQLVEQWRSIQNSYFRTAGAIDRALEAKFDIGLNEFEILDLVAESEESACRMKALGERTPMTQSAVSKVVDRLEKAGLVSRETCADDRRSLFLELTEAGRALHATAAVEHRALLKENLGS; via the coding sequence ATGGCAACGACGCGTGACCGTCACCTGCAGGACCGCCAATTGGTGGAGCAGTGGCGCAGCATCCAGAACTCCTACTTCCGTACCGCCGGAGCGATCGACCGCGCGCTCGAAGCCAAGTTCGACATTGGCCTCAACGAGTTCGAAATCCTGGACCTGGTGGCCGAGAGCGAAGAGTCCGCGTGCCGCATGAAGGCCTTGGGGGAGCGCACCCCCATGACCCAGAGTGCTGTGTCAAAGGTGGTGGATCGCCTGGAAAAAGCGGGCCTGGTGTCCCGCGAAACCTGCGCCGACGATCGCCGGTCCCTCTTCCTGGAATTGACCGAGGCGGGCCGCGCACTTCACGCCACTGCCGCCGTCGAACACCGCGCCCTGCTCAAGGAAAACCTGGGCTCCTAG
- a CDS encoding M23 family metallopeptidase, with product MGKHHESDRAVELIRTVGFHRVLIAGSLAVLAFFAFGFQPLNAVSSSSVGGALAQGVVEPTALGTLVPPEAETLVIDPTMEPPQQVAGTPMVYFDRAMIRTVSKDGSTGLTVASAGLSRPPAGSLYSPLEVLNKSSSYGYRYSPLTGLAGEFHWGQDYAAACGTRVYAADAGVVRAVGWHVWGGGNRVEIEHGNGLVTTYNHLQAIGVTQGQSVRVGEVIAEVGTTGWSTGCHLHFETIVNGLHTDPANWTLLPIRQVDALQTIAMVNYQPGVGTGTSATPQWAVPVSDGTTRAVIGGEHENDEPLPVPPAAPSGTTPPATNPPSSPGVTQTTPPATTTPVQTTTPVQTTTPVQTTTPTPSPSVTATPTPTATPTPTPTATVTPTPTTTATPTPTASTTPSPSTSAPETNIVPPAPVAPALVAPAPAAPAPVAPVVVEPAPVVVAPVHVAPAPVVSQAVAPVAPAPPVAPAPSPVAVLPTSLPAVVLPPGYILIAPDLVQRPDGVLVPLSSLILPTP from the coding sequence GTGGGCAAGCATCATGAATCAGACCGGGCAGTAGAACTGATCCGCACCGTAGGTTTCCACCGCGTTCTGATCGCAGGGAGCCTCGCGGTCCTCGCCTTCTTCGCGTTTGGCTTCCAACCCTTGAACGCTGTCTCCAGCAGTTCCGTGGGCGGAGCACTGGCGCAGGGGGTGGTGGAACCGACAGCCCTGGGCACCCTGGTGCCGCCGGAAGCCGAAACCCTGGTCATCGACCCCACCATGGAACCACCCCAGCAGGTTGCCGGTACGCCCATGGTCTACTTCGACCGCGCCATGATCCGCACAGTCAGCAAAGACGGCTCCACAGGCCTGACCGTTGCCTCCGCAGGGCTGTCACGACCCCCTGCAGGGAGCCTCTACTCGCCGCTTGAGGTCCTCAACAAGAGTTCGTCCTACGGCTACCGCTATAGCCCCTTGACGGGCCTGGCCGGAGAATTCCACTGGGGCCAGGATTACGCAGCCGCCTGCGGTACGCGTGTGTACGCTGCCGACGCCGGCGTGGTGCGGGCTGTCGGGTGGCACGTATGGGGCGGTGGGAACCGGGTTGAAATCGAGCACGGCAACGGCCTGGTCACCACCTACAACCACCTCCAGGCGATCGGCGTCACTCAAGGCCAATCAGTGCGGGTGGGCGAGGTCATTGCGGAGGTTGGGACCACCGGATGGTCCACCGGCTGCCATCTCCACTTCGAGACGATCGTCAACGGCCTTCACACTGATCCCGCCAACTGGACGCTGTTGCCCATCCGGCAGGTTGATGCGCTGCAAACCATCGCCATGGTGAACTACCAGCCCGGTGTTGGCACCGGCACCTCGGCAACACCGCAGTGGGCCGTTCCCGTATCGGATGGCACCACCCGGGCCGTCATCGGCGGAGAGCACGAAAACGACGAACCGCTTCCGGTTCCCCCCGCAGCTCCCTCGGGCACCACCCCGCCTGCCACCAACCCACCCAGCAGCCCTGGCGTTACCCAGACCACCCCGCCTGCCACCACGACGCCGGTTCAAACCACGACGCCGGTTCAAACCACGACGCCGGTTCAAACCACGACGCCGACGCCCTCACCTTCCGTGACGGCTACTCCGACTCCGACCGCCACCCCCACGCCGACCCCTACGGCTACAGTGACACCGACGCCGACCACCACTGCGACACCGACGCCGACTGCCTCCACAACACCATCGCCGTCAACCAGCGCGCCGGAAACCAACATAGTCCCGCCGGCTCCTGTGGCGCCGGCTCTGGTAGCACCCGCTCCGGCTGCACCGGCCCCCGTAGCGCCTGTTGTGGTGGAACCCGCGCCGGTGGTTGTGGCGCCAGTACATGTTGCACCCGCGCCGGTGGTGAGCCAAGCCGTTGCTCCAGTGGCTCCGGCGCCTCCCGTGGCTCCGGCACCCTCGCCTGTTGCAGTCCTCCCGACGTCGCTGCCGGCAGTAGTCCTTCCGCCCGGATACATCCTGATCGCCCCGGACCTGGTCCAGCGGCCGGACGGTGTGCTGGTGCCGTTGTCCTCGCTCATCCTTCCCACGCCCTAG
- a CDS encoding glutathione peroxidase encodes MTSLYSIPLTFNDGTEADFGRFEGQAVLVVNVASECGFTRQYAGLEELYGKYRGQGLEILGVPCNQFGGQEPGADHEIAEFCERNFGVSFPLTSKANVLGKQQHPLFAELTRDEDGQSAKVKWNFEKFVINRKGELVARFPSAVEPDSEYLMKAVEEALA; translated from the coding sequence ATGACCAGCCTGTACAGCATTCCCCTCACCTTCAACGATGGCACCGAAGCAGACTTCGGCCGGTTCGAAGGCCAGGCGGTCCTGGTGGTAAACGTCGCTTCAGAGTGTGGCTTCACGCGCCAGTACGCAGGCCTCGAGGAGTTGTACGGCAAGTACCGCGGCCAGGGCTTGGAGATCCTGGGGGTGCCTTGCAACCAGTTTGGCGGGCAGGAGCCCGGCGCGGACCACGAGATCGCTGAATTCTGCGAACGGAACTTCGGTGTGTCCTTCCCGTTGACCAGCAAAGCCAACGTCCTGGGAAAGCAGCAACATCCCTTGTTCGCGGAGCTGACCCGGGACGAGGATGGGCAGTCGGCCAAGGTCAAGTGGAACTTCGAGAAGTTCGTCATAAACCGCAAGGGAGAACTTGTAGCAAGGTTCCCATCCGCAGTGGAGCCCGACTCCGAATACCTCATGAAAGCAGTGGAAGAGGCGCTGGCATAG
- a CDS encoding phosphodiesterase: MELIEAEYPKPGHVLLHLSDLHLVGGPGTLHGSVDSSARLREICEQIIASRIRPEAIIFTGDLADKGELEAYEHLREMIEPLCASLGAKAIWAMGNHDNRANFRSAFADASAASKPQDPVDRSYFVNGLRIITLDTTVPGHHYGELSESQLEWLEAELATPAPDGTILALHHPPVPCVQDLAVLVELRGQAALAAVVRNTDVRAILGGHLHYSTTASFAGIPVSVASATCYTQDLAVRAGGQRGRDGAQSYNMIHVYEHTIVHSVVPMSGGVTVGEPVDADEVQRRLAEAGIRIPYESRVGAHTSPGTHTSSLPMVSSGPTSPKAP; the protein is encoded by the coding sequence ATGGAGCTCATCGAGGCCGAATACCCCAAACCAGGTCATGTGCTTTTGCACCTGAGCGATCTTCACCTGGTGGGTGGTCCGGGCACGCTCCACGGCTCGGTGGACAGCTCAGCCAGGCTCCGGGAGATCTGTGAGCAAATCATCGCCTCAAGGATCCGGCCCGAGGCCATCATTTTCACCGGAGACCTTGCCGACAAAGGTGAGTTGGAAGCTTACGAGCACCTCCGCGAAATGATTGAACCCCTGTGTGCGTCACTTGGAGCCAAAGCTATTTGGGCCATGGGCAACCATGACAACCGGGCAAACTTCCGTTCAGCATTCGCCGACGCCTCTGCAGCCAGCAAGCCCCAGGACCCCGTGGACCGCAGCTACTTCGTCAACGGGCTCCGCATCATTACCCTGGACACCACGGTCCCCGGCCACCACTACGGCGAACTGTCGGAATCGCAGCTAGAGTGGTTGGAAGCTGAATTGGCAACGCCGGCCCCGGACGGCACCATCCTGGCCCTCCACCACCCGCCCGTCCCGTGCGTGCAGGACCTCGCCGTCCTGGTGGAGCTGCGTGGCCAAGCCGCACTGGCCGCCGTCGTGCGTAATACTGACGTCCGCGCCATCCTTGGCGGTCACCTGCATTACTCGACGACGGCGAGCTTCGCCGGCATCCCGGTATCGGTCGCCTCAGCTACGTGTTACACCCAGGACCTGGCGGTGCGTGCCGGCGGACAGCGCGGGCGCGACGGAGCGCAGTCGTACAACATGATCCATGTTTACGAGCACACGATCGTGCATTCAGTGGTCCCGATGTCCGGAGGAGTCACTGTAGGTGAGCCAGTGGATGCCGACGAGGTTCAGCGGCGCTTGGCCGAAGCCGGTATCCGCATTCCGTACGAGTCCCGGGTAGGGGCTCACACATCGCCGGGCACGCACACCTCTTCGCTTCCGATGGTTTCCTCCGGCCCTACTTCTCCCAAGGCGCCTTAA